In one Cloacibacillus porcorum genomic region, the following are encoded:
- the larB gene encoding nickel pincer cofactor biosynthesis protein LarB, whose translation MEKKELRELLERLSSGAASVDEVMMKLKGGPFRDLGFAKLDSHRALRQGVAEVIYGAGKTPRQIADIAAAMLEEGQRTVLITRMSAEAAAVVEKAVPLAYHEMGRVGIAGEMPEPDGRGKIVIATGGTSDMPVAEEAALTAEALGNEVTRLYDVGVAGLHRLLSHTDDVMTASAIVAIAGMEGALASVIGGLADCPVIAVPTSIGYGASFGGLSALLSMLNSCASGVSVVNIDNGFGAAYLASMINHIGVK comes from the coding sequence ATGGAGAAAAAAGAGCTCAGAGAATTGCTTGAAAGGCTCTCCTCCGGCGCGGCGAGCGTCGACGAGGTGATGATGAAACTTAAGGGCGGCCCCTTCCGCGATCTTGGTTTCGCGAAGCTCGACAGCCACCGCGCGCTGCGTCAGGGTGTGGCGGAGGTAATCTACGGCGCGGGAAAGACGCCGCGGCAGATCGCCGACATCGCCGCCGCGATGCTTGAAGAGGGACAGCGGACCGTGCTCATCACGCGGATGAGCGCCGAGGCCGCCGCCGTCGTCGAAAAAGCGGTGCCGCTCGCCTATCACGAAATGGGGCGCGTCGGCATCGCGGGCGAGATGCCGGAGCCGGACGGACGCGGCAAAATAGTGATCGCCACCGGCGGCACCAGCGACATGCCCGTCGCCGAAGAGGCGGCGCTCACGGCGGAGGCGCTCGGGAACGAGGTGACGCGCCTCTACGACGTCGGCGTCGCGGGGCTGCACCGCCTGCTCTCACACACCGACGACGTGATGACGGCCTCCGCCATCGTCGCGATCGCGGGTATGGAGGGGGCGCTCGCCTCCGTCATCGGCGGCCTCGCCGACTGTCCCGTCATCGCCGTACCGACGAGTATCGGCTACGGGGCCTCATTCGGCGGCCTCTCGGCGCTGCTCTCGATGCTCAATTCCTGCGCCAGCGGCGTCAGCGTCGTCAACATAGACAACGGTTTCGGAGCGGCCTATCTTGCCAGCATGATAAACCACATAGGAGTGAAATAA
- a CDS encoding LarC family nickel insertion protein produces MKTLYLDCSMGAAGDMLTAALLELHPDPAAFLEKMNGLALPGVAVTAAPCVKCGITGTHVSVAVNGEEEESVEAGTPHGHEHRHCHEEAHGHEHTHSHPHPHEHGHGHGHGEAHHSHEGHSHAGMREIEHILSHLDLPEKVRADALAVYALIAEAEAKVHGRPVSEVHFHEVGAMDAAADITGVCLLLHELAPERIIASPVHVGSGHVHCAHGVLPVPAPAAAEILRGVPIYGGAVRGELCTPTGAALLKYFADDFAPLPVIKVSKIGYGMGKKDFAWANCVRAMIGEAEI; encoded by the coding sequence ATGAAGACCTTATACCTTGACTGCAGCATGGGAGCCGCGGGCGACATGCTGACGGCGGCGCTGCTGGAGCTCCATCCGGACCCCGCCGCCTTCCTTGAGAAGATGAACGGGCTCGCGCTTCCGGGCGTGGCGGTAACCGCCGCCCCCTGCGTCAAATGCGGCATCACGGGAACGCACGTCTCCGTCGCCGTAAACGGCGAAGAGGAGGAGAGCGTGGAGGCGGGGACGCCTCATGGCCATGAACACCGCCATTGCCACGAAGAGGCGCATGGGCACGAACATACCCACAGCCATCCCCACCCGCACGAACACGGGCACGGACATGGGCACGGAGAGGCGCATCACAGTCACGAGGGCCACAGCCACGCCGGGATGCGCGAAATAGAGCACATCCTCTCGCACCTCGACCTGCCGGAAAAGGTACGCGCCGACGCGCTCGCCGTCTACGCGCTGATCGCGGAGGCGGAGGCGAAGGTACACGGCAGGCCGGTCTCCGAGGTCCATTTCCATGAGGTGGGGGCGATGGACGCCGCCGCCGACATCACCGGCGTCTGCCTGCTGCTGCACGAACTCGCGCCGGAGCGGATAATCGCCTCTCCCGTCCACGTCGGAAGCGGACACGTCCACTGCGCGCACGGCGTGCTTCCCGTCCCCGCGCCAGCGGCGGCGGAGATACTGCGCGGCGTCCCCATCTACGGCGGCGCGGTGCGCGGCGAGCTCTGCACCCCCACGGGGGCGGCGCTGCTCAAATATTTTGCCGATGACTTCGCGCCGCTGCCGGTGATAAAGGTCTCGAAAATCGGCTACGGCATGGGCAAAAAAGACTTCGCCTGGGCAAACTGCGTGCGGGCGATGATCGGAGAGGCGGAAATATAA
- a CDS encoding permease — translation MKQEIIYFSYYFATLFKEIAPFWAFGILLGSLISVFAKERIHGLLGAMQGARFGAFGVIPASILGIVSPLCMYGTIPIAASLSEKGLKDDWLAAFMMSSILLNPQLMIYSAALGKGALAVRTLSAFLCGAAAGLCVRYLSRGGNFFSFSGLQEAENRDTDPHMAMRLLKNILRNIKATGPYFLAGIFLAALFMRLVPPTAVAWLFGGDSGFGVLVAATAGVPLYACGGGTIPLLAEWMQSGMGLGAAAAFMITGPATKVTNLGALKIVLGMRNFLLYLLFIMVFAALTGLVTDFLV, via the coding sequence ATGAAGCAGGAAATTATCTATTTCAGTTATTATTTTGCAACGCTCTTTAAGGAGATCGCCCCCTTCTGGGCGTTCGGCATTCTTCTCGGTTCGCTGATTTCGGTCTTCGCGAAAGAGCGGATACACGGGCTGCTCGGCGCGATGCAGGGCGCGCGTTTCGGAGCCTTCGGCGTGATACCGGCAAGCATTCTCGGCATCGTCTCGCCGCTCTGCATGTACGGGACCATACCGATCGCCGCCTCGCTATCGGAGAAGGGGCTGAAGGACGACTGGCTCGCGGCCTTCATGATGAGCTCTATCCTGCTCAACCCGCAGCTGATGATCTACAGCGCGGCGCTCGGTAAAGGGGCGCTCGCCGTCAGGACGCTCTCCGCCTTCCTCTGCGGCGCGGCGGCGGGGCTCTGTGTGAGATATCTGTCCCGCGGCGGGAATTTTTTCAGCTTCTCCGGCCTCCAGGAGGCGGAGAACCGTGATACAGACCCCCATATGGCAATGCGCCTTTTGAAAAATATCCTGCGGAATATCAAGGCCACCGGCCCCTATTTCCTCGCGGGTATTTTTCTCGCGGCGCTGTTTATGCGCCTCGTCCCTCCGACCGCAGTCGCGTGGCTCTTCGGCGGCGACAGCGGCTTCGGCGTCCTTGTGGCGGCGACGGCGGGCGTCCCGCTTTACGCCTGCGGCGGCGGCACCATCCCGCTGCTGGCGGAATGGATGCAGAGCGGCATGGGGCTCGGCGCGGCGGCGGCCTTCATGATAACCGGCCCCGCTACGAAGGTGACGAACCTCGGCGCGCTCAAGATCGTGCTCGGCATGAGAAATTTCCTCCTGTATCTGCTTTTTATAATGGTATTCGCGGCCCTCACCGGCCTTGTCACCGACTTTTTGGTATAG
- a CDS encoding MerR family transcriptional regulator, whose amino-acid sequence MTISEAAERTGLSADTLRYYERIGLIPPVPRTESGLRAYGGETIEWINFIQQFKEIGMPLEAILNYVKLAMLGSGTRQERKVILLETRRSLMTKIDRLCSCLKQADYQLEHYDSLLLPETESTVKRWRQPEGAEEDRAV is encoded by the coding sequence ATGACAATCAGCGAAGCGGCGGAGAGAACCGGGCTTTCGGCGGACACCCTCAGGTATTACGAGCGCATAGGGCTCATACCGCCGGTACCTAGAACGGAGAGCGGACTGCGCGCCTACGGCGGCGAGACGATCGAATGGATAAATTTCATCCAGCAGTTTAAGGAGATCGGCATGCCGCTTGAGGCGATCCTGAATTACGTGAAGCTGGCGATGCTCGGCAGCGGCACCAGGCAGGAGCGTAAGGTCATCCTGCTGGAGACGCGCCGCAGCCTCATGACGAAGATCGACCGTCTCTGCAGCTGTCTCAAACAGGCCGATTACCAGCTCGAACATTATGACAGCCTGCTGCTGCCGGAGACGGAGAGTACCGTTAAACGCTGGCGCCAGCCGGAGGGCGCGGAGGAAGACCGCGCCGTCTGA
- a CDS encoding MerR family transcriptional regulator, which produces MTIDEVCRSFHIDKERLQAYERGGLLNCGKDEDGSPDYGEGELRRLGMIHSLLNAGLETTTLEQNPVLLDEEGNCGERVRILKRQRCRLLEDIHARQRALDSLDYLIREIKKEGAQR; this is translated from the coding sequence ATGACTATCGACGAAGTTTGCCGCTCCTTTCATATAGATAAGGAAAGGCTGCAGGCCTACGAGCGGGGCGGACTGCTGAATTGCGGGAAAGATGAGGACGGCAGCCCCGATTACGGAGAGGGCGAACTGCGGCGTCTCGGCATGATCCACTCCCTGCTCAACGCGGGGCTCGAAACAACGACACTGGAACAAAACCCTGTGCTTCTCGACGAGGAGGGAAACTGCGGCGAACGCGTCAGGATTTTGAAACGGCAGCGCTGCCGCCTGCTGGAGGATATTCACGCCAGACAGCGGGCGCTGGATTCCCTGGATTATTTGATAAGAGAGATTAAAAAAGAGGGCGCGCAAAGATAG
- a CDS encoding LysR family transcriptional regulator, whose amino-acid sequence MVEVRVLRYFLTVVREESITKAAEMLHITQPTLSRQLAQFEEEVGVRLFHRGTRRIVLTNEGMLLRRRAEEIVDLIDKTERELLEQDELVDGTVTIGAGELASVQTLAELIKSAKIRYPLMRYELLTASADLTKERMDRGLTDIGLLLEPIDIEKYEFVRLKVKERWAVIMRPDDPLASQEYVRREDLLDAPLIFPMRGNVQSELFNWFGPSFDRRNIVVTSSMSTNASIMVEKGIGRSVTIEGGRPYLDRSRLVCLPLFPELRATSVLAWKRGQPFSLAAAKFIEHIKKTLA is encoded by the coding sequence ATGGTGGAGGTCAGAGTTCTGCGGTATTTCCTGACCGTAGTCAGGGAGGAAAGTATCACAAAGGCGGCGGAGATGCTGCATATCACACAGCCTACGCTCTCACGCCAGCTGGCCCAGTTTGAGGAGGAGGTCGGCGTCAGGCTCTTCCACCGCGGCACGCGCAGGATCGTGCTGACAAACGAGGGGATGCTGCTGCGCCGCCGCGCGGAAGAGATTGTCGATCTCATCGACAAGACGGAGAGGGAGCTTCTCGAACAGGACGAGCTCGTCGACGGCACCGTAACCATCGGCGCGGGCGAACTGGCGTCGGTACAGACACTGGCGGAGCTGATAAAATCGGCAAAAATCAGGTATCCTCTGATGCGCTATGAGCTCCTCACCGCGAGCGCCGACCTCACAAAGGAGCGCATGGACAGGGGGCTTACGGATATCGGCCTGCTGCTGGAGCCGATAGATATTGAAAAGTATGAGTTCGTCCGCCTGAAGGTAAAGGAGCGGTGGGCGGTAATCATGCGGCCCGACGACCCTCTCGCGTCACAAGAATATGTGCGCCGCGAAGATCTTTTGGACGCCCCGCTCATCTTTCCGATGAGGGGAAACGTGCAGAGCGAACTTTTCAACTGGTTCGGCCCCTCGTTCGACAGGAGAAATATCGTCGTGACAAGCAGCATGAGCACCAACGCCTCGATAATGGTGGAAAAGGGCATCGGCCGCTCCGTCACTATCGAGGGCGGACGCCCCTATCTTGACCGGAGCAGGCTCGTCTGCCTGCCGCTCTTTCCCGAGCTGCGGGCAACCTCCGTGCTGGCCTGGAAACGCGGGCAGCCATTCAGCCTCGCGGCGGCCAAGTTTATCGAACACATCAAAAAGACTCTCGCCTGA
- a CDS encoding cyclophilin-like fold protein — MKKLLALLCAAAFLAATPGAEASPRRIRLIFAGREAIVELYDNAAAASLVKMLPLTLDFEDYGGKERIAYPPEKLSAEGMPDSYAPKAGEMTVYAPWGNIAIFYKDHHSSGGLVPVGRFVSGAEAITVMGEGVRVEEIR, encoded by the coding sequence GTGAAAAAATTACTTGCGCTTCTCTGTGCCGCAGCGTTTCTGGCTGCCACACCGGGAGCGGAGGCCTCTCCACGGCGGATAAGGTTGATCTTCGCGGGAAGAGAGGCTATCGTCGAACTTTATGACAATGCGGCGGCGGCCAGCCTTGTTAAGATGTTGCCGCTGACGCTTGATTTTGAGGATTACGGAGGTAAGGAGAGGATTGCCTACCCGCCTGAAAAGCTGTCTGCCGAAGGGATGCCGGACAGTTACGCGCCAAAGGCGGGCGAGATGACGGTCTATGCGCCGTGGGGCAACATCGCGATATTTTACAAAGACCACCACAGCTCCGGCGGCCTTGTGCCGGTAGGGCGATTTGTATCCGGGGCGGAGGCGATCACGGTGATGGGAGAGGGGGTGCGCGTCGAAGAGATACGATGA
- a CDS encoding (R)-mandelonitrile lyase translates to MKNAKMQKFFMIAAVAVLFLSFSIEGASAAENAAKQNIIRVGAYPSAEGGAEIFTGRVRIDNLFPAQSPAKFSGAYVTFEPGARSNWHTHTVGQTLVVTSGIGLTQEWGGPIVEVHPGDVIQCPVGVKHWHGAAPKTSMTHLSVCEERDGKVVNWMEKVTDEQYRQYKGKN, encoded by the coding sequence ATGAAGAATGCAAAAATGCAAAAATTTTTTATGATCGCTGCGGTGGCGGTTCTATTTCTCTCCTTCTCCATAGAGGGCGCGTCTGCGGCGGAAAATGCGGCGAAGCAGAATATCATTCGTGTAGGCGCATATCCGTCGGCGGAGGGCGGCGCGGAGATATTTACCGGCAGGGTACGTATAGACAATCTCTTTCCTGCCCAGTCTCCTGCGAAGTTTTCCGGAGCCTACGTAACTTTTGAGCCCGGAGCGCGTTCAAACTGGCACACCCACACGGTTGGGCAAACGCTTGTCGTCACCTCCGGTATCGGGCTGACACAGGAATGGGGCGGTCCGATCGTTGAGGTACATCCGGGCGACGTTATACAGTGTCCCGTGGGAGTAAAACACTGGCACGGCGCGGCACCTAAAACCTCAATGACGCATCTGTCGGTTTGCGAAGAACGGGACGGAAAGGTCGTCAATTGGATGGAGAAGGTCACCGACGAGCAGTACCGGCAATATAAAGGCAAAAATTAA